One part of the Anguilla anguilla isolate fAngAng1 chromosome 11, fAngAng1.pri, whole genome shotgun sequence genome encodes these proteins:
- the LOC118208022 gene encoding class I histocompatibility antigen, F10 alpha chain-like, whose amino-acid sequence MERINALLFLLQATVTVVNTGSHSMWVFPTFIYGQTKFPEFSISVFVDDLQVLYYDRNIKKLISRSQPNSTKGVEDIMHLGADSVIEDIYNYMKRRANLFANHTGGVHVHQRLAGCVLDNDKPSQVMVWEAYDGTEVVYYDTHNRTVNPLWPQLIWTTNKTERVRKLFIDIYQPICIQILKHYLEKEKNIVLRKERPKVRLIQKTCRETGVVKVSCLATGFYPRHINLTMLRDDRPIPDEELIFGEVLPNGDGTYQTRRTLSISSEKAREKHRYTCSVTHLALDNKLDINWESGEGANVAVISSVVVVLVLVLVLIFAIPAFIVYKKRRRGI is encoded by the exons ATGGAACGAATAAATgcgcttctttttcttttacaggcGACAGTAACTGTTGTCAACACAG GTTCACACTCAATGTGGGTGTTTCCAACATTTATTTACGGGCAGACCAAATTCCCAGAATTCAGTATTTCGGTATTTGTGGATGATCTTCAGGTGCTGTACTATGACCGCAACATCAAGAAACTCATCTCTCGAAGCCAACCAAACTCTACAAAGGGAGTTGAAGATATTATGCATCTAGGTGCAGACAGTGTGATAGAAGACATTTACAATTACATGAAACGTCGTGCAAATCTCTTCGCCAATCACACTGGAG gAGTTCATGTTCATCAGAGGCTGGCTGGATGTGTGCTGGACAATGACAAGCCCAGTCAGGTCATGGTGTGGGAAGCTTATGATGGAACAGAAGTGGTATATTATGACACGCATAATCGCACAGTCAACCCTCTATGGCCACAGCTTATATGGAccacaaataaaacagagcGTGTTCGAAAGCTGTTTATAGATATTTATCAGCCCATATGTATCCAAATACTGAAGCACTatctggagaaagaaaagaacattgtGCTTAGAAAAG AGCGGCCCAAAGTCAGACTAATCCAGAAGACATGCAGGGAGACTGGAGTGGTGAAGGTGAGCTGTCTGGCCACTGGCTTCTACCCCAGGCACATCAACCTGACCATGCTGAGAGACGACCGTCCCATTCCAGACGAGGAGCTCATTTTCGGGGAGGTGTTACCCAACGGAGACGGGACGTACCAGACGAGGAGAACCCTGAGTATCAGTTcggagaaagcgagagagaaacaCCGTTACACCTGCTCTGTCACACACCTTGCTCTGGACAACAAGCTGGACATCAACTGGG AATCAGGTGAAGGCGCTAATGTTGCAGTCATCAGTTCTGTGGTTGTAGtgctggttctggttctggttctgatcTTTGCCATCCCTGCGTTTATCGTCTACAAGAAGAGACGCAGAG GCATCTAG